AGCTTCAACCGGTTCGACCCCGTCGACATGATGCAGGCGGCCCTCACCGGCGCGAACTACATCAAGTTCTTCACCGATCCTTACTACCTGTCGGTGTTGTGGACGACGATCAAGGTCGCGTCGCTGTGCACGGTGCTCGCGCTCGTCTTCGGCTTCCCCGTCGCCTATGTGCTTGCACGCACGCAAAGCCGTTTCAAGAGCCTGCTCGTCATGCTGCTGGTGTTTCCGTTGCTGGTGGGCAACGTGGTGCGTGCGGCCGGTTGGATGGTGATGCTTGGCAACGCTGGCTTCGTCAACTCGCTGCTCGTGTCGCTGGGTATCGTGCCGCAGCCGATTCGTCTGCTGTACACGCCGTTCGCGGTCGTTATCGGCACCACGGCGGTCGTGTTGCCCTACATGATTCTGACGTTGCAGAGCGTGCTCGAAGGCATGGACTTCTCCGTCGAAGAAGCCGCGCGCAATCTCGGCGCGACCTTCCGGCAGACGCTCACGCGCGTGATTCTCCCGATGGCCGCACCGGGTATCGCCGCAGGCACGATGCTCGTTTTCATTCTGTGCATGAACGCGTATGCCACCCCCGTGCTGCTCGGCGGCACCGGCATCACGATGATGACGCCTTCGATCTACGACCAGATCGCCAAGGCGAACAACTGGCCGTTCGGCGCCGTCCTGTCCATCGTGTCGATGGTCGTGACGTTCGCACTCGCCATCGCCTCTCACTGGGTCATTCACCGCCGTTACGCGAAGACGATGATGACCTGACTTCGCTCATGCGCGCCAGGCCAGCGCCACCGTGCCCCGCCCTGCGCGCATGTCTCTGACACTTCGCCTCTCGATTGCAGACAAGGATTTCCCCATGCCGACTCTCTCCGATGCCACACGTCAGTACCGTCGCACGCTGATGAACGATCTGATGGACCGTACGCGTGTCGACCCGCTCGTGTTCACCGCCGCCGACTTCTTCCAGTGGGCCACCAACTTTCACGTCGACGTGCAGACGTGGGAGCGCCCCATCGCCGTTTGCGTGCCGCGCAACGGCGAGCCGTTCGCCGTGATGAACGAACTGTCGACGCATCATCTGATGATGGCGCGCGAGCGTCATCACCTGTGGCTCGATCTGGCGCGCGTCACGCTCTACGCCGAGCATCCGCGCGTCACGCAACGTCAGCCGCTGCTTGCCGAGGTGCCCGCGCTCATCGCGGACACGCTGCGCGCCGCTGGGCTGGCCGCATCGCGTATCGGGGTCGACGCCGCAGGCGGTCCGCTCGCGCGTGCAGGCGCCATGCTGCCCGACGTGAAGTTCGTGCCGATGCTCGCGGACATGCGCGGCCTGCGCTGGGTGAAGCACGACGAAGAGATTGCGATCATGCGAGCGGCCGCCGAGTTGGCGGACTGGGTGCAGGACCGATATCGCGAGAACATTCGTCCCGGGCGTCTGGTGCAGGAACTCGACTACTCGATGGCCGCGTTGATGGTCACGGAAGGCGCAAAGCGCTTTCCCGGCGAGAACCTCGAAGTGATGCGCTGCTGGACGCTCTCCGGCCCCGCCTCTGCCTCGCCGCATGGCGATGGCGCGTCGTGCGGCGCGCGCATCAGCGAGGGCGACGGCATGGTGAATATCGTGATCCCGCGCCTGAACGGTCTCGTCATCGAAAACGAACGCACGTGGTTCTGCGGCAAACCATCGAGCGAGCAAGCACGCTTTTACGAAGTCGCGCGCGCGGCGAACGAAGCCGCAGTCGGGGCCGCGATCACCGGCAAACCCGTGTCCGGCATCGACGCCGCCGCGCAGGCCGTC
The Pandoraea oxalativorans genome window above contains:
- a CDS encoding ABC transporter permease; this encodes MTSPRPSTDASRAATARAVRGAFTGGSLAAPATLVVLLVIVLPGLQLVRYSFNRFDPVDMMQAALTGANYIKFFTDPYYLSVLWTTIKVASLCTVLALVFGFPVAYVLARTQSRFKSLLVMLLVFPLLVGNVVRAAGWMVMLGNAGFVNSLLVSLGIVPQPIRLLYTPFAVVIGTTAVVLPYMILTLQSVLEGMDFSVEEAARNLGATFRQTLTRVILPMAAPGIAAGTMLVFILCMNAYATPVLLGGTGITMMTPSIYDQIAKANNWPFGAVLSIVSMVVTFALAIASHWVIHRRYAKTMMT
- a CDS encoding M24 family metallopeptidase codes for the protein MPTLSDATRQYRRTLMNDLMDRTRVDPLVFTAADFFQWATNFHVDVQTWERPIAVCVPRNGEPFAVMNELSTHHLMMARERHHLWLDLARVTLYAEHPRVTQRQPLLAEVPALIADTLRAAGLAASRIGVDAAGGPLARAGAMLPDVKFVPMLADMRGLRWVKHDEEIAIMRAAAELADWVQDRYRENIRPGRLVQELDYSMAALMVTEGAKRFPGENLEVMRCWTLSGPASASPHGDGASCGARISEGDGMVNIVIPRLNGLVIENERTWFCGKPSSEQARFYEVARAANEAAVGAAITGKPVSGIDAAAQAVIEKAGCGEYIRHRTGHGMGIIGHEYPDDMAFNHRPLLANEVYSAEPGIYVYGLGGFRLDDSVVTGDTPVMLTNTPRTLAHATID